In the Leptolyngbya sp. SIO1E4 genome, one interval contains:
- a CDS encoding GvpL/GvpF family gas vesicle protein, which produces MAQPLYLYGIFPAPGPSHLEISGLDDQPVATHLIEEFAFLYSPAQQTRYLASRKNLLGHERVLEAAMQQGDRTLLPLQFGLVIETWERVRQELIDPHGDGLKRLFSKLNGHREVSVKVLWQPDQELNQLMAENDALRQERDRLEGQPLSMDQVVTIGQAIEQAVEGRKEGIINAFRETLNPFAIDVAENTPLTDTMIYNAAYLIPWEAEPEFGREIEAIDAQFEDRLRIRYNNFTAPFNFAQLDRLG; this is translated from the coding sequence ATGGCTCAACCTTTGTATCTATATGGTATTTTTCCGGCACCTGGGCCGAGTCACCTAGAGATTAGTGGGTTAGATGATCAGCCCGTTGCCACCCATCTGATTGAAGAGTTCGCCTTCCTTTATTCCCCAGCGCAGCAGACTCGGTACTTAGCGAGCCGTAAAAACCTGTTGGGTCATGAGCGGGTATTAGAAGCCGCGATGCAACAGGGCGATCGCACCTTACTTCCCCTGCAGTTTGGCCTGGTCATTGAAACTTGGGAACGAGTGAGGCAAGAACTGATCGACCCCCATGGAGATGGGCTCAAGCGTTTATTCAGCAAGCTCAATGGCCATCGTGAAGTGAGCGTCAAAGTCTTGTGGCAGCCCGATCAGGAACTCAACCAGTTAATGGCAGAAAATGATGCGCTGCGGCAAGAGCGCGATCGCCTTGAAGGGCAACCCCTGAGTATGGATCAGGTGGTGACCATTGGGCAGGCCATTGAACAAGCAGTTGAAGGTCGCAAAGAAGGTATTATCAATGCCTTTCGAGAGACTCTGAATCCGTTTGCGATAGATGTCGCTGAGAATACCCCCCTCACCGACACCATGATTTACAACGCCGCTTACCTGATTCCTTGGGAGGCAGAGCCAGAATTTGGGCGCGAGATCGAAGCGATCGATGCCCAGTTTGAAGATCGTCTCCGCATCCGTTACAACAACTTTACTGCCCCCTTTAACTTTGCTCAGCTAGATAGGCTGGGGTAG
- the frr gene encoding ribosome recycling factor yields MKLANLSDIELAMQNAVEATRRAFNTIRTGRANSSLLDRVMVDYYGSPTPLKSLANISTPDASTLMIQVFDPSSLGLIEKAISMSDIGLVPNNDGKLIRLNIPPLTSERRKEFVKVANKYAEEGRVSVRNVRRDGIDLFRKQEKAGDLSEDESRDLQEQVQKLTDKYVAQVDEALKDKEKDIMTV; encoded by the coding sequence GTGAAGTTAGCTAACTTAAGTGACATTGAATTAGCCATGCAAAATGCGGTGGAGGCAACGCGCCGAGCGTTCAACACCATCCGTACCGGGCGAGCAAATTCGTCCCTACTCGATCGGGTGATGGTGGACTACTACGGTAGCCCAACCCCGCTCAAGTCACTGGCTAACATCAGCACCCCCGATGCAAGCACGCTGATGATTCAAGTGTTTGACCCAAGCTCCCTAGGGCTGATTGAAAAGGCAATTTCCATGTCCGATATCGGCTTAGTCCCCAATAACGACGGGAAGCTTATCCGCCTGAACATCCCTCCCCTGACCAGTGAACGCCGCAAAGAATTTGTCAAAGTTGCCAACAAGTACGCTGAAGAGGGGCGGGTGTCTGTACGCAATGTTCGCCGAGACGGCATTGACCTGTTTCGTAAACAAGAAAAAGCAGGTGACCTGTCTGAAGATGAGTCACGTGATTTACAAGAGCAAGTCCAGAAGCTCACTGACAAATACGTTGCTCAAGTAGACGAAGCCTTGAAGGATAAGGAAAAAGACATCATGACGGTCTAA
- a CDS encoding gas vesicle protein K encodes MTSQDFLAPRDGDRPLTNSGNSDAGLAPLLLTVAELVRQLMEAQVIRRMESGNLGDDDLDRAAESLRRLEAEIVGLCEVFDIDPADLNIDLGEMGTLLPGTGGYYPGEPSASPSLLELLDRLLDTGVVVEGEVDLGLAQLNLIQAKLRLILTSKPLN; translated from the coding sequence ATGACATCACAGGATTTTTTGGCACCGCGCGATGGCGATCGCCCCCTTACCAACTCTGGCAACTCTGATGCTGGTTTGGCTCCGCTACTGCTTACCGTAGCGGAACTTGTTCGTCAATTAATGGAAGCGCAAGTGATTCGGCGCATGGAGTCGGGGAATTTGGGCGATGACGATCTGGATCGGGCCGCTGAAAGCCTGCGGCGACTTGAAGCCGAAATTGTTGGCCTCTGCGAAGTATTCGACATTGATCCTGCAGATCTCAATATTGATTTAGGGGAGATGGGAACACTATTGCCCGGCACCGGAGGTTATTACCCCGGTGAACCGTCTGCGTCTCCCTCGCTTCTAGAACTGTTAGATCGATTATTGGACACTGGCGTGGTTGTTGAGGGTGAGGTTGATTTGGGGTTGGCTCAGCTCAATCTGATTCAGGCAAAGTTGCGGTTGATATTGACGTCTAAACCCTTGAACTAA